The following coding sequences lie in one Spinacia oleracea cultivar Varoflay chromosome 1, BTI_SOV_V1, whole genome shotgun sequence genomic window:
- the LOC110787425 gene encoding LOW QUALITY PROTEIN: nuclear poly(A) polymerase 4-like (The sequence of the model RefSeq protein was modified relative to this genomic sequence to represent the inferred CDS: deleted 1 base in 1 codon), translating to MGGSEQQLNSISSTPPLPLKRHVINKPISLAGPTEVDLIRNAELGKFLIDSELYESNEEGDKREEVLNRIREIVKGWVKQLTRQRGYTDQMVDDANALIYTFGSYRLGVHGPGADIDTLCVGPSYVNRDEDFFIILHDILAETEEVTELQPVPDAHVPVMKFKFQGVSVDLLYASVSMLVVPDDLDISDGSILHNVDEPTVRSLNGCRVADQILKLVPNVEHFRTTLRCLKFWAKRRGVYSNVTGFLGGVNWALLVARVCQLYPNATPSMLLSRFFRVYTQWRWPNPVMLCPIEEEDLGFPVWDPRKNPRDRTHHMPIITPAYPCMNSSYNVSTSTLRVMMEQFDHGNKICQEIELTKAQWSTLFEPYLFFESYKNYLQVDIVAEDAVDLLAWRGWVESRLRQLTLKIERDTNGMLQCHPYPYEFVDTSKQCGHCAFFLGLQRKQGEKVKEGQQFDIRGTVDEFRQEVNMYMYWKPGMDIYVSHVRRKQLPPYVFPEGYKRPRRHMSHQVEKMCGDAEGDTAVSADRPLKRRTDSKMGDMTPSRLEKKASISPQRLETLSPEFTSRFYTPSPLSSTSDMLIHSQDTPSFLDGDRSMDSHNVFLDKISHSTILLAKQDIKDSISALENEASIEEALPKDVSGQETLDICNRIKDACLVRKDEETSSLQNCQTESFRRAKDLIERAAKDDIDEVMGHSEQTEGAENGIQFGSSADTQTLNHEDDQHGADPDLHSDNGYLGGTGVFQGGSAEELESSTAAGMAIETRGRTTNSANLLRQRLTAQNVRSIILSYDEALVYRSTADSVSSKNLLLD from the exons ATGGGGGGTTCTGAGCAGCAGCTTAATAGTATTTCATCTACTCCTCCGTTGCCATTGAAAAGGCATGTAATTAATAAGCCGATTTCGCTTGCGGGTCCTACCGAGGTTGATCTTATACGAAATGCTGAATTAGGAAAG TTTTTGATTGATTCGGAGCTTTATGAGAGCAACGAAGAAGGAGATAAGAGAGAGGAGGTTCTTAATCGGATTCGCGAG ATTGTGAAAGGGTGGGTAAAGCAGCTGACTCGCCAAAGAGGATACACGGATCAAATGGTAGATGATGCAAATGCTCTGATTTATACTTTTGGGTCTTATCGATTAGGG GTGCATGGACCTGGGGCTGACATTGATACTCTGTGCGTTGGGCCTTCCTATGTAAACCGTGAT GAAGACTTCTTTATAATATTGCATGACATTCTGGCTGAAACTGAAGAAGTCACTGAGCTTCAGCCAGTCCCTGATGCTCATGTCCCTGTAatgaaattcaaatttcaaggaGTATCTGTTGACCTCCTCTATGCAAGTGTTTCAATGCTGGTTGTTCCTGAT GACTTGGACATATCAGATGGCTCCATACTTCACAATGTTGATGAGCCAACAGTACGTAGTCTGAATGGATGTCGAGTTGCAGACCAAATTCTTAAGCTAGTTCCTAATGTTGAG CACTTCCGAACAACACTAAGATGTCTCAAGTTTTGGGCAAAGCGACGGGGTGTCTATTCAAAT GTGACTGGATTTCTTGGTGGTGTGAACTGGGCTCTATTAGTTGCCAGAGTATGCCAACTATACCCAAATGCTACTCCTAGCATGTTACTTTCTCGATTTTTTAGAGTTTATACACAATGGCGTTGGCCAAATCCTGTGATGCTCTGTCCAATTGAAGAGGAGGATCTTGGTTTCCCTGTGTGGGATCCTCGTAAAAACCCTCGGGACCGCACCCATCATATGCCAATTATTACTCCTGCATACCCGTGCATGAACTCTAGCTACAATGTCTCAACAAGTACGCTCCGTGTTATGATGGAGCAGTTTGATCATGGCAATAAAATTTGTCAG GAGATTGAGTTGACAAAGGCCCAATGGAGTACTCTTTTTGAGCCATATCTTTTCTTTGAGTCGTACAAAAATTACTTGCAAGTTGATATTGTTGCAGAAGATGCAGTTGATTTGCTGGCTTGGAGAGGCTGGGTAGAATCTCGGCTTCGACAGCTTACCTTGAAG ATAGAGAGAGACACAAATGGCATGTTGCAGTGCCATCCTTACCCATATGAGTTTGTAGACACATCTAAGCAGTGTGGCCACTGTGCTTTCTTCTTGGGGTTGCAGAGGAAACAAGGCGAGAAAGTTAAAGAAGGTCAGCAGTTTGATATTCGTGGAACTGTTGATGAATTTAGGCAGGAAGTCAATATGTATATGTATTGGAAACCTGGCATGGATATATATGTGTCTCATGTTCGTAGAAAGCAGCTTCCTCCATATGTTTTTCCTGAAGGCTATAAACGACCTCGAAGACACATGAGCCACCAGGTTGAGAAGATGTGTGGTGATGCTGAAGGGGATACCGCTGTGTCTGCTGATAGACCACTCAAGAGGCGGACGGATTCTAAGATGGGGGATATGACCCCATCACGTCTTGAGAAGAAGGCATCTATCAGTCCACAACGGCTGGAAACTCTTTCACCAGAGTTCACTTCTAGATTTTACACTCCTTCACCTTTGAGCTCAACCTCAGATATGCTTATCCACTCGCAAGATACACCATCATTTCTGGATGGTGACAGAAGTATGGACTCACACAACGTGTTTCTAGACAAGATCAGTCATAGTACCATTTTACTGGCGAAGCAGGATATTAAGGATAGTATTTCTGCGCTTGAAAATGAAGCAAGTATAGAGGAGGCACTTCCAAAGGATGTCTCCGGTCAGGAGACTCTTGATATCTGTAATCGAATTAAGGATGCTTGTCTGGTTAGAAAGGATGAAGAAACCTCTAGCCTTCAGAATTGTCAGACTGAATCTTTCCGGAGAGCGAAGGACCTAATAGAGAGGGCTGCAAAGGATGATATTGATGAAGTCATGGGTCATAGTGAGCAGACCGAGGGAGCTGAAAACGGGATCCAATTTGGGTCAAGCGCCGACACTCAGACTCTCAATCATGAG GATGATCAACACGGGGCAGATCCTGATTTGCATTCGGATAATGGATATCTGGGCGGGACTGGTGTTTTCCAGGGTGGATCCGCGGAAGAGCTAGAG TCAAGTACTGCGGCTGGCATGGCCATAGAAACTCGAGGTAGAACTACAAATTCCGCAAACTT GTTGAGGCAGAGATTGACGGCACAGAATGTTAGAAGTATCATCCTATCTTATGATGAAGCACTTGTATATAGAAGTACC GCAGACTCGGTAAGTTCCAAAAATTTACTGCTGGATTAA
- the LOC110787426 gene encoding receptor-like protein kinase HSL1 yields MSKFLLSFLSIFLTCFPFSVSSELTVPEKAILMKIKQQWGNQPSMRNWTSATSPCLWPGINCTGGKSVTGISLNSLNIDTEIPSSICDLKNLTFLDLGNNTIPGNFPTFLYNCTKLQTLVLSSNFFVGKLPNDVNKLSSNLQYLDLSLNNFTGDIPTSLAQLKRLITLRLDSNLFNGTFPAQLGNLENLEELVLAINPFSPTNLPREFGMLKSLRLLWITQCNLIGEIPKGFANLINLEHLDLVENNLVGEIPSGLFLLQNLTYLYLHKNRLSGGIPTSIRALNLAEIDLSTNNLTGTIPEEIGNLQKLEILYLYENQFYGTVPPSIGLLPSLEWLKLFNNRFSGPLPPEIGRHSNLKGFEVADNAFTGQLQENLCFHGKLSGVVAFNNYLNGTIPSSLGQCNSLVVVLLYNNSFSGEVPKGLWSLRSIHSILLSSNQFSGQLPEKLALNLSRVEISNNKFSGKIPSSVSTWRNLQVFAASNNIITGTIPSEFTSLSLLNTLLLDGNQLTGELPSEIISWQSLNNLNLSHNKLSGLIPSVLGSLPVLNYLDLSDDQFSGEIPPELGQLELNSLNLSSNKLTGRIPYGLDNSASNASFLDTNLCSDIEILNLPKCLIHPKNVKKLSTKYLALITVLTIIALLAALYFMVFIISEIRQRKNKQEQDTWKLTSFHRVDFTEQKILNNLTESNVTGFGGSCKVYRIPVNKSGDVVAVKRLWNNRKTSKSLEKEFNAEIQILGTIRHLNIVKLLCSISSESSKLLVYEYMERQSLDKWIHERRRAISSMSGSAHHAILDWPTRLKIATGAAQGLSYMHTDCSPPIIHRDVKSSNILLDSEFNAKIADFGLAKILAKAGDDPHTVSAVAGSFGYMAPEYCHTTKVNEKIDIYSFGVVLLELVTGKEPHIGDEHTNLAEWALRHYNEGNPIKDVLDKEVQEPCYLEEMTNVFKIGLMCTSALPIYRPTMKEVLQMLQRRSILEGSGGAKAKNDRDVSPLLGGGNYISSCKNSKRAVKEDDYGMV; encoded by the exons atgtCGAAATTCCtgctttcttttctttccatcTTCCTGACTTGCTTTCCCTTTTCTGTAAGTTCCGAACTTACCGTCCCAGAAAAGGCAATCCTAATGAAAATCAAGCAGCAATGGGGTAATCAACCCTCAATGCGAAACTGGACTTCCGCCACCTCCCCATGCCTTTGGCCTGGAATCAATTGTACCGGTGGTAAAAGTGTTACCGGAATCTCCCTGAATAGCCTAAACATCGACACAGAAATCCCGTCATCCATTTGTGatcttaaaaatcttaccttccTTGATCTTGGAAACAATACAATCCCAGGTAACTTCCCCACATTCTTATACAATTGTACCAAGCTCCAAACATTAGTCCTATCTTCAAACTTCTTTGTAGGGAAATTACCAAATGATGTAAATAAACTTTCTTCTAATCTTCAATACCTTGACCTTAGTCTAAACAACTTCACTGGAGATATCCCAACGTCATTGGCTCAACTCAAAAGGTTGATCACCTTGCGTTTGGATTCCAATTTGTTCAATGGCACATTTCCTGCTCAGCTTGGAAACTTGGAAAACCTCGAGGAATTGGTGTTAGCAATCAACCCATTTTCCCCTACCAACTTACCCAGAGAATTTGGGATGCTTAAGAGTTTAAGGTTACTTTGGATAACTCAATGTAATTTGATTGGTGAAATCCCAAAAGGTTTCGCCAATTTAATTAACCTTGAGCATTTAGACTTGGTGGAAAATAACTTGGTGGGTGAAATTCCAAGTGGGTTGTTTTTGCTTCAGAACTTGACATATTTATACTTGCACAAAAATAGGCTATCAGGAGGGATTCCAACATCGATCAGGGCCTTGAATTTAGCAGAAATCGATCTTTCAACCAACAATTTGACAGGAACCATCCCGGAAGAAATTGGAAATCTGCAAAAATTAGAGATTTTATATTTATATGAGAACCAATTCTATGGAACAGTACCACCAAGTATAGGCCTGCTTCCTTCTTTGGAATGGCTTAAGTTGTTTAATAACCGGTTTTCGGGTCCACTTCCCCCGGAAATTGGCCGACACTCGAATCTCAAGGGCTTCGAGGTAGCAGACAATGCATTCACAGGCCAGCTGCAGGAGAATCTTTGCTTCCACGGGAAGTTGTCAGGTGTTGTGGCATTCAACAATTATCTGAATGGGACAATCCCATCTTCTTTAGGCCAATGCAATTCTTTGGTTGTAGTTTTACTCTACAACAACAGTTTTTCAGGTGAAGTTCCGAAAGGCCTATGGTCTTTGCGGTCTATTCATAGCATATTACTTAGCAGCAACCAATTTTCAGGTCAACTTCCTGAGAAATTGGCTTTGAACCTGAGTCGGGTGGAAATCAGCAACAACAAATTTTCCGGAAAAATCCCATCAAGTGTAAGCACTTGGAGAAATTTACAGGTGTTTGCAGCAAGCAACAATATCATCACAGGTACAATTCCATCGGAATTCACAAGCCTTTCACTCCTTAACACTCTCTTGCTTGATGGAAATCAACTCACAGGTGAGCTTCCCTCGGAAATAATCTCATGGCAAAGCTTAAACAACTTGAATCTCTCTCATAACAAGCTTTCTGGCTTGATTCCATCAGTTCTTGGCTCTTTGCCTGTTCTTAATTATCTTGATTTGTCTGATGATCAATTTTCTGGCGAAATTCCACCCGAGTTAGGCCAATTAGAGCTCAATTCTCTCAACCTTTCCTCCAATAAGCTTACTGGGAGAATCCCATATGGGCTTGATAACAGTGCATCCAATGCTAGTTTCTTGGACACCAACCTATGCTCTGATATTGAAATTTTAAACCTCCCAAAATGCTTGATTCATCCAAAAAACGTAAAAAAGTTGTCCACCAAATATCTAGCTTTGATTACAGTCCTTACAATTATTGCCTTGCTAGCAGCCTTATACTTCATGGTGTTCATAATCAGTGAAATcaggcaaagaaagaataagCAAGAACAAGATACATGGAAACTGACCTCTTTTCATAGGGTAGACTTCACCGAACAGAAAATCCTTAATAACTTAACCGAGAGCAACGTAACTGGGTTTGGAGGTTCCTGCAAAGTTTACAGGATACCAGTTAATAAATCAGGGGATGTTGTCGCAGTTAAGAGATTATGGAACAACAGGAAAACAAGCAAGAGTTTGGAAAAAGAGTTCAATGCTGAGATCCAAATTCTGGGTACAATAAGGCATCTCAATATAGTAAAGTTACTTTGTAGTATTTCAAGTGAAAGCTCGAAATTGCTTGTATATGAGTATATGGAGAGACAGAGCTTGGATAAATGGATCCATGAAAGAAGGCGAGCTATTTCATCAATGAGTGGGTCGGCTCATCATGCAATTCTGGACTGGCCTACTAGATTGAAAATTGCTACTGGTGCTGCTCAAGGATTAAGTTATATGCACACTGATTGTTCACCACCTATAATTCACAGGGATGTGAAATCCAGTAATATTTTGCTGGATTCTGAATTCAATGCCAAGATTGCTGATTTTGGGTTAGCAAAGATTTTGGCCAAGGCAGGAGATGATCCTCACACAGTTTCTGCTGTTGCTGGATCTTTTGGTTACATGGCCCCAG AATATTGCCACACAACCAAGGTGAATGAAAAGATTGACATCTACAGCTTTGGAGTAGTTTTACTCGAGCTAGTAACAGGGAAAGAGCCACACATTGGAGATGAACACACAAATCTTGCAGAATGGGCATTGAGGCATTACAACGAGGGAAATCCAATAAAAGATGTGCTTGATAAGGAAGTGCAGGAGCCTTGTTATTTGGAAGAAATGACCAATGTGTTCAAGATAGGGTTGATGTGCACCAGTGCATTACCTATTTATAGGCCAACAATGAAGGAGGTTTTGCAAATGCTTCAACGACGTAGCATTTTAGAAGGTTCTGGAGGAGCAAAGGCAAAGAATGACCGCGATGTTTCCCCTCTTCTAGGGGGTGGAAACTATATCTCTAGTTGTAAAAATAGCAAGAGGGCGGTAAAAGAAGATGACTATGGCATGGTTTGA